From Scomber scombrus chromosome 13, fScoSco1.1, whole genome shotgun sequence, a single genomic window includes:
- the gli2a gene encoding zinc finger protein GLI2a has translation MEHYLRSVHGSPTLSMISAARGLSPAEVTHEHLKERALFSLPPPPPGANPTEYYHLMASASQRSPYGDLLMQSSAAAAAAAAAAAAAAHLPEYISPVDVSRFSSPRLTPRLSRKRALSISPLSDASIDLQTMIRTSPNSLVAYINNSRSSSAASSSYGHLSVGGISPSFSFPHPINPVAYQQLLSQQRGLNAFGHTPPLIQPSPSSFSARQHPLTASPMTTSHNSSNSETNQNAGGDPAVSSTVNPLITKRSKVKTEAEGPLPISPSSQDHGGGILDLSEDLDKDECKQEPEAVYETNCHWEGCTKEYDTQDQLVHHINNDHIHGEKKEFVCRWEECSREQKPFKAQYMLVVHMRRHTGEKPHKCTFEGCAKAYSRLENLKTHLRSHTGEKPYVCEHEGCNKAFSNASDRAKHQNRTHSNEKPYVCKIPGCTKRYTDPSSLRKHVKTVHGPEAHVTKKQRSDVPPRLPPKGNGENEANSKHGARGGLDGKLEANSTSRGVEDCLQVKSIKTENSMTYQSSPGGHSSCSSEPSPLSSANNNDSGVEMALHSGGSFGDLSAQDECPMVDSTVSAGGQHAGMGLQMRKAVGHGGAITIKLENIKKERLKTVRDSCPWGNSAPQLPQGQRNSTKLPPIPAVGSLLESSNIMSNFNGSYPGQRGGDLSSCEVTLLNQLNERRDSTTSTMSSAYTMSRRSSGISPCYSSRRSSEASQFGTNRHNNISSADSYDPISTDLSRRSSEASHCGGGGGGGGGSSGGLPSLLSLTPAQHYRLKAKYAAAIGGAPPTPLPNMDRMSLRTRMALYGDSQESSSHLFHHPPSGTVPRRCSDLGYGNHSMMPHEVPNNLPRRASDPVHRPALDPLSFPRVQRYNSMNSMNPMSGSSAAERHQTLAMQGYTRSDGSLQRYPFAPRPPSICENVAMENMAVDGEQGAEDDIVLPDDVVQYLRTQNTGNSGHNSGQADYHFNNQSQGYQTGMPPPLSFYTQRRMAMADATMNQSGQDMQSCQMGQGGSQQPFSAPSNNMNKNNMPVQWNEVSSGTVDTTTKLSKQQQHPIRGNLAVVQQRHNFGSFQAQGQGLGSNQQVGTMSQNMSMQGYANHNSQRMMNISHQQHQQQRQCNNVNFSEQMSPQQGFGQEAIPNSISGSTSVRPTRNGTADPELQNYKARTQADGYSHVNQVDQQQNCSVLSQQQQQQHNIHNGGRGMLHPRPPTEPKSSARQHAGLSIMQPSRIPKSSDLSPSLGNDTSEASPKRPSGSEAHHSNSENPNSAVFYTGQIHLFEPASASFDVPMSPCANQAPASNNTAAANMASPGVNQVSSSTVDSSTGGSGGAEHAQIDFDTMLDDGDHSSLMSGTLSPGLLQSLSQNSSRLTTPRNSVTLASVPAGIGNMAIGDMNSMLTALAEESKYFSLIS, from the exons ATGGAGCACTACCTACGCTCGGTACATGGCAGCCCCACCCTCTCCATGATCTCAGCGGCACGAGGACTGAGCCCTGCTGAAG TGACCCACGAACACTTGAAGGAACGTGCCTTGTTCAGTCTCCCCCCTCCGCCACCAGGGGCCAACCCCACAGAGTACTACCACCTGATGGCCAGCGCCAGCCAGCGAAGCCCCTACGGTGACCTCCTGATGCagagcagtgcagcagcagcggcagcagcagcagcagcagcggctgCAGCTCACCTACCAGAATACATCAGCCCTGTAGATG tATCACGTTTCTCCAGTCCACGACTGACGCCCCGACTCAGCAGGAAGAGGGCGCTATCCATCTCTCCGCTGTCAGACGCCAGCATCGACCTGCAGACTATGATCCGCACCTCGCCCAACTCCCTGGTCGCCTACATCAACAACTCCCGCTCCAGCTCGGCCGCCAGCAGCTCCTATGGCCACCTTTCAGTCGGAGGGATCAG CCCTTCATTCAGCTTCCCTCATCCCATCAACCCAGTGGCGTACCAGCAGCTGTTGTCCCAGCAGAGGGGTTTGAACGCCTTCGGCCACACGCCTCCTCTCATTCAACCGTCGCCGTCATCGTTCTCGGCTCGCCAACACCCACTGACGGCTTCACCGATGACCACCTCCCACAACAGCTCCAACTCTGAGACAAACCAG AACGCTGGCGGAGACCCGGCAGTGAGCAGCACTGTCAACCCACTGATCACcaagaggtcaaaggttaaaacaGAAGCAGAGGGTCCGCTGCCCATCTCACCGTCCTCTCAG GATCACGGTGGAGGGATCTTGGACCTGAGTGAAGATCTGGATAAAGACGAGTGCAAGCAGGAGCCTGAGGCCGTATATGAGACCAACTGCCACTGGGAGGGCTGCACAAAGGAGTATGACACCCAGGATCAACTCGTTCAT CACATCAACAACGACCACATCCACGGCGAGAAGAAGGAGTTTGTGTGCCGCTGGGAGGAGTGTTCACGGGAGCAGAAGCCCTTCAAGGCCCAGTACATGCTGGTGGTCCACATGAGGAGACACACGGGGGAGAAGCCGCATAAATGCACG tttgaGGGCTGCGCAAAAGCTTACTCTCGCCTGGAGAACCTCAAGACCCACCTCCGGTCTCACACCGGGGAGAAGCCCTATGTGTGTGAACACGAAGGCTGCAACAAGGCCTTTTCCAACGCCTCAGATCGGGCCAAGCACCAGAACCGCACACACTCTAATGAG AAACCATATGTGTGTAAGATCCCGGGCTGTACCAAGCGCTACACGGACCCCAGCTCTCTCAGGAAGCACGTTAAGACAGTCCACGGACCAGAAGCCCACGTCACCAAGAAACAACGAAGCGACGTTCCTCCGAGACTGCCACCCAAAGGCAACGGAGAGAACGAGGCGAATTCCAAACACGGTGCGAGAGGCGGCTTGGACGGCAAGCTTGAAGCCAACAGCACCTCTAGAGGAGTGGAAGACTGCCTACAAGTCAAATCTATCAAGACTGAGAACTCCATG ACATATCAGTCCAGTCCTGGTGGCCACTCGTCATGTAGCAGTGAGCCATCGCCTCTCAGTAGCGCCAACAACAACGACAGTGGGGTAGAGATGGCCCTGCACAGCGGGGGCAGCTTCGGGGACCTCAGTGCACAGGATGAGTGCCCCATGGTTGACTCCACTGTTTCCGCTGGGGGGCAGCATGCTGGAATGGGGCTCCAGATGAGGAAAGCTGTGGGTCATGGTGGTGCCATCACCATCAAGCTGGAGAACATCAAGAAGGAAAGGCTGAAGACAGTGAGAGACTCCTGCCCCTGGGGCAACTCTGCACCACAACTACCACAGGGTCAACGCAACAGCACGAAGCTGCCTCCCATACCTGCAGTCG GTTCCCTGCTGGAGAGCTCAAACATAATGAGTAACTTCAATGGTTCATACCCTGGCCAACGTGGCGGCGACCTGTCTTCATGTGAAGTGACACTGCTGAACCAGCTGAACGAGCGGCGTGACAGTACCACCAGCACCATGAGCTCAGCATACACAATGAGTCGGCGTTCATCTGGTATTTCACCATGCTACTCCAGCCGTCGCTCCAGTGAGGCTTCACAGTTTGGCACTAACCGACACAACAATATCAGTTCGGCTGACTCCTATGACCCAATCTCCACTGATCTGTCTCGTCGCTCCAGTGAGGCCAGCcactgtggaggaggaggtggtggcggtggtggcAGTAGTGGAGGTCTCCCAAGCCTTCTCAGTCTGACACCAGCTCAGCATTATCGGCTCAAGGCAAAGTATGCTGCTGCCATTGGCGGAGCTCCACCCACTCCTCTCCCTAATATGGATCGAATGAGCCTGAGGACCCGCATGGCGCTCTACGGTGACTCCCAGGAAAGCTCATCCCACCTATTCCATCATCCACCATCTGGTACTGTGCCCCGGCGTTGCAGTGACCTGGGATATGGCAACCACAGCATGATGCCCCATGAGGTACCCAACAACCTTCCACGCCGTGCCAGTGACCCAGTGCATCGTCCCGCCCTGgaccctctctcctttcctagGGTCCAGCGCTACAACAGCATGAACAGCATGAACCCCATGAGTGGTTCATCAGCTGCAGAACGTCACCAGACACTGGCTATGCAGGGCTACACTCGCTCTGATGGCAGCCTGCAGCGCTACCCATTCGCCCCCAGACCACCTAGCATTTGTGAGAACGTAGCCATGGAAAACATGGCAGTAGATGGGGAGCAAGGTGCAGAGGATGATATAGTGCTTCCGGATGATGTGGTGCAGTACCTCAGAACCCAGAACACTGGCAACTCAGGTCACAACTCGGGGCAAGCTGACTACCATTTCAACAATCAGTCTCAGGGCTACCAGACAGGCATGCCCCCACCATTATCATTTTATACACAGAGAAGGATGGCCATGGCTGATGCTACCATGAATCAGTCTGGTCAGGATATGCAATCCTGCCAGATGGGTCAAGGTGGCTCCCAGCAGCCCTTCTCAGCACCATCGAACAACATGAACAAGAATAATATGCCAGTGCAGTGGAACGAGGTGAGCTCGGGGACTGTGGACACCACAACCAAGCTCTCCAAACAACAGCAGCATCCTATCAGGGGAAATTTAGCTGTTGTTCAGCAGAGGCATAACTTTGGTTCCTTCCAGGCACAGGGTCAAGGCCTTGGCAGCAACCAGCAGGTAGGGACTATGAGTCAGAACATGTCTATGCAGGGGTATGCAAACCACAACAGCCAGAGGATGATGAATATATCCCACCAGCAGCATCAGCAACAGAGGCAATGCAACAATGTGAACTTTAGTGAGCAAATGAGTCCTCAGCAAGGGTTTGGCCAAGAGGCGATCCCGAATTCTATATCTGGGAGCACTAGCGTGAGACCTACCCGTAACGGTACGGCAGACCCAGAACTGCAAAATTACAAGGCAAGGACACAGGCTGATGGGTATTCGCATGTGAACCAAGTGGATCAGCAACAAAATTGCAGTGTTctctctcagcagcagcagcagcagcacaataTTCATAATGGAGGCAGGGGAATGTTACATCCCAGGCCTCCCACAGAGCCCAAGTCTAGTGCCAGACAACACGCAGGGTTAAGCATAATGCAACCGAGCCGAATACCCAAGTCATCTGATTTGAGTCCCAGCCTTGGTAATGACACCTCAGAGGCAAGTCCAAAGAGGCCCAGTGGCTCAGAGGCCCACCATAGCAACTCTGAGAATCCCAACTCTGCTGTGTTCTACACAGGTCAGATTCATTTGTTTGAGCCAGCTTCTGCCTCCTTTGATGTCCCCATGTCACCCTGTGCCAACCAGGCTCCAGCCAGCAACAACACTGCTGCAGCTAACATGGCCTCACCAGGAGTCAACCAGGTTTCCAGCAGCACAGTAGATTCCTCCACTGGTGGATCTGGTGGCGCAGAGCACGCCCAGATCGACTTTGACACCATGCTCGATGACGGGGACCACTCCAGCTTAATGTCGGGCACCCTGAGTCCTGGCCTTCTGCAGAGCCTCTCCCAGAATTCCTCACGTCTCACCACCCCACGCAACTCTGTCACCCTAGCTTCTGTACCGGCAGGGATCGGCAACATGGCCATCGGTGACATGAACTCTATGCTCACAGCCTTGGCTGAAGAAAGCAAGTACTTCAGCCTGATAAGTTGA